The sequence TGAACCTCGTTGTAGGGTTTAGTAAAGTATTGAATCGCTCCTAACTCTAATGCCATCTGGCGATGTTTGAACCCACTCCGAGAAGTCAACATAGCAACGGGAATCGAGGCAAATTGAGGCTGAGATTTCAGATTTCGCAACAGTTCAAATCCATCCATCCGGGGCATTTCTATATCGGCAATGATTAAATCGCAATTTAAGCCTTCCTCTAATTTAGATAAAGCGTCTTGACCATCTTTGGCTTGCGCGACTCGGTAACGGGCGCGAATTAGCGTTAGCGAAAGTAACTGTCGGATCGTGTAGGAGTCATCGACAACCAAAATTTGGGGTTGAGAACTTCCTGTCGGGGCAAGGAGTGGCGTGCTATGTCGTGTCCCTAAATCTGATTTATTATCAACTGAAATTGTGGTGCCGCTTTGAGTATAAAATTGCCCGATGAGATCGTCCACATCTAAAATCGTCACGACCTGACCATCTCCCATAATCGTGCAACCAACGATCCCACGAGGCTTTGAGAGGGGAAGCGGAAGGGCTTTTACCACGACTTCTTGTTGACCGATGAGACGTTCCACGACTACAGCGAGAACACCTTCACTGGAAGCTAAAACCATTACCGGGATATAGTCTTGGGCAATTGGGTCGGGAGAGGGGCCGTCGGGATGGGGGACACTATAGTGGAGTAATTCTTGCAAACGCACCAAGCGGATGAATTCTTCTCGCCACCACAACATGGTCTGCGTCCCAGCCATTTGAATCTGATGCCCTTGAATGTGGAGAATCTCCTCTACGGCGTCTAAAGGGATTGCTACCGTATTGCGATCTGCCTTAACCATTAAGGCATCGCTGATCGATAGCATGAGTGGTAGCTTCAGGATAAAGCTAGTGCCTTTGCCCGGTCGTGAATCTACTTTGACAGTTCCCCGTACCTGCCGCAGATTGGTGCGAACCACATCCAGACCGACCCCCCGACCAGAGAGTTCCGTGACCTCTCTAGTGGTGCTGAAACCAGGCCAGAAGAGGAATTCGTAGAGGTCGGCAATAGATAGTTCGTCAGCTTGTTCGGCTGCCACAAAGCCGCCTGCTACGACTTTGGCGCGGATGGCTTCTGGGTCAATTCCCCGTCCATCATCGGTAATGGTAATGATGGTTTGTCCGCCTTGGTGAAAGGCTTCAATTTCGATTTGACCGCTGGGGGGTTTCCCCAGGGCGAGGCGGGCTTGGGGAGTTTCGATGCCGTGATCGAAGGCATTTCGCACCAGATGCACTAGGGGGTCGCGCAGGGCGTCTAGCAGGCTTTCATCAATGGTGGTGTCTCGTCCCAGGAGGAGGAGATTAACTTCTTTGTTGTGGAGGCGACACAAATCTCGCAAAGCGCGAGGGAGGTGATCGACCGCCCGACTGAAGGGGACGACTCGCAGTTGCATGACGCGCGATCGCAACTGGTCGGTGATCCGCCGGAGTTGATCGGTGCTGCGTTCAAATTTCACCGCGATTTCGTCAATCTTCGTTCCCGATAGCGCGATCGCTTCGGTCGTTTCAATCACAGATTGAGCGGTGGAGTGAAATTCTGTATATTGATCTAATTCCAATAAATCGAAAGTCGAAGGCAAAGATTTAGTAAAAGCAGTTGTGGTTTTTGGGCGATCGCTTTTGCTATTTTCAGTGCTAAGGCGGTCATATTCTTCTCGGAGCTGCGTTCCAAATTGATTTAAAGCTACAATACTCTTCCGAATGCGCTTCGCTTCAGTGCGTAGTTGAGTTTCTTGTAGTTCCAAATTTGTCCGGTTAATCACTAATTCGCCCACCAAATTCACTAATTCGCTTAAGCGTTCTAGATCTACGCGAATTGTCGGACGTTGCCAACCTGTGGGGGAAGAAACAGGTGAGGATTGAGGGCTGAGTGAGGGCTGAGGAGAGAGGACTGAGGACTGAGGAGTTAGGACTGAGGACTGAGGAGAGAGGACTGAGTGAGGAGTTA comes from Coleofasciculus sp. FACHB-T130 and encodes:
- a CDS encoding hybrid sensor histidine kinase/response regulator; the protein is MNSDDFNELIGIFVTETQEFLQSLEANLLLIESSSEVEARSQAVQNLFRAAHSIKGSALMFGFETLSTAAHCLEDSFAILRDRADLSQINPTTITALLQGVDLLRTIANQVCQPEGKDNGATMQATSVAEVEAIAQILAQLENQYTKPAASSNGSSLNNRANLQTIKRIFEQDLLPVFNHLETELSQVKPETLEQTIATLNQVYYQLSGVAGMLQLAEFGQIVEYLRTLIDTPHLSVELLQKQGWEIAQNLQSARTQLLQGEAITIQPLNGTELKGLRTEELGLRREEAILSTPESPVDDSSTPFSNRTEVTGLRTEEPAISTPELPVEDSSTPASLLSPQSSLSPQSSVLTPHSVLSPQSSVLTPQSSVLSPQPSLSPQSSPVSSPTGWQRPTIRVDLERLSELVNLVGELVINRTNLELQETQLRTEAKRIRKSIVALNQFGTQLREEYDRLSTENSKSDRPKTTTAFTKSLPSTFDLLELDQYTEFHSTAQSVIETTEAIALSGTKIDEIAVKFERSTDQLRRITDQLRSRVMQLRVVPFSRAVDHLPRALRDLCRLHNKEVNLLLLGRDTTIDESLLDALRDPLVHLVRNAFDHGIETPQARLALGKPPSGQIEIEAFHQGGQTIITITDDGRGIDPEAIRAKVVAGGFVAAEQADELSIADLYEFLFWPGFSTTREVTELSGRGVGLDVVRTNLRQVRGTVKVDSRPGKGTSFILKLPLMLSISDALMVKADRNTVAIPLDAVEEILHIQGHQIQMAGTQTMLWWREEFIRLVRLQELLHYSVPHPDGPSPDPIAQDYIPVMVLASSEGVLAVVVERLIGQQEVVVKALPLPLSKPRGIVGCTIMGDGQVVTILDVDDLIGQFYTQSGTTISVDNKSDLGTRHSTPLLAPTGSSQPQILVVDDSYTIRQLLSLTLIRARYRVAQAKDGQDALSKLEEGLNCDLIIADIEMPRMDGFELLRNLKSQPQFASIPVAMLTSRSGFKHRQMALELGAIQYFTKPYNEVQLLEAIAKLIKH